One Candidatus Woesebacteria bacterium genomic window, AGAAGATTACGATACAACTTGGTATCCTAATGGATTTGCCAGCAATCAGATCAGTATCGGTCATGACGGCACAGGCAGCTGTGACGGCGGGTTTAGATTTCTCCGCCCCGTAATTCCCAATAACGCCAAAATCGTCAAAGCGGTAATTAGGGTGAAGTCGGCAGTCAACTCAACCAAGCGACCAGTCTTTGTAATCAAAGGACTTAAAGAGCCAAGCTCGAACACCTTTGCAGCAGGAGGTGCTGATCGCCCATCAACCAGAGTCAAAACAACGGCGACAGTAGCATGGACACCAGGAGCGGACTGGGCGATCAATACTTGGTATGACAGCCCAGACATTAAAGCAATCATTGACGAGCTTATAACCCAGCCAGAATACACAGGCAAAGCTCTGGGGCTGGTAATCGAAGACAATAGCAGTCCAAGCAACCAATATGAAAACATCTATGACTTTAATAGCGGGGCAGCAAATGCAGCCAGGTTAATTTTGACAATAGCGCCAAATATAAATTAGAAAACTAACGCCTAAAGGAGGTGAAACGGAATGCAAGAAAGCGACGCAGCATTATTAGAACAAATCATAAAATCCTTTGTCGATGAGCCAGATAAGGTGAAAGTTGAACGCACAGTCGACGAGATGGGAGTGCTTCTTTTAGTCAAACTTGACGAAAAAGACGCAGGTTTGGTGATCGGAAAGGAAGGCAGCACAATAGCAGCGCTTCGCAAGATTATGGGAGTAATTGGAATGAAGACCAATGCTAGATACAACATTAAGCTGGATGTCCCGCCTGACAAAAAAAGAGGGAGCAATAACTCCCAAAGTTAAATAACTAAAAACTATGGCAGCAACAGTTCAAATAGACGAATACAACGGAGCTGGCGAAACCAAAACCGCCAATATCACTGATACAGATATGGGGTCGGTGGATCAAGCCAACCTTGATCCCGTAGCCCACCCAATCGTGCCTGGGCAGAACTCCTACGAGAAGTGGCAGAAGTTCGAAGTGACGAACATGGGTGGCTCGTCCAAAATCCACAACCTGAAAGTTTGGAGAACAGGGGCGCTAGGAGGCGCAGCCGTCCACAAAACAAATGCCAGAGAAACAGCCTACGGAGGGGCAGCAACTTACGCTACACCAACAGCTAGCACCTCAATCGTTGCTACACAAACAATGCCTACCAGCGAACCAGCAGGTGCAAACTTAGGCATCGGCGGATCACTCACAGGAGAGCTTACTGCACCTGGCTACTCAGACTACTTAGTGCATCAGATTCAAACTGATCCAGGCGATGTGGCAGGCTCGACTAGTACGCTCAATTACCAATACGACGAAGTTGCTTAAAAACATGACTGAGCAGTTAAAAGGAATTAGCGCAATCCAATGCGCCTTCGAGCAATACAATGCGAAAAACAGAGTTCACATTTATCAGACCAAAGACAGGCAAAGCCGAGAAAGTTATTCGAGAGCGCTGGCGGTGGGTAGCGCATTATAAAGACGGCACTTCCCTCCACCAATTCGACGAGGCAACAGGTATCTTCCATCAGTTCAGAGAGATAGATCAGGCAAATATCGAATCCTTCCAGATGGTCTCAGACAAAAACCCAGAAGGAATAAACCTCCTTATTCCTCCGCAGGGCGCAGACCTAATCCACTTTTACCGCAATGTGAGACTTGCAGGGCAAAAAAACTGGATTAGACTTTACTTCTTCGGCTGGAAGGTAAAAGACAACCGAGGCAGAAGTCTGCAAAAGCTGATTTGTATTTACCCCAACGACAAGATCGCTTTAGTTGACGAAGCGGAAGGAGGTGGAATGAGGTGATTCTGGAGATCTTAATTAACACCGACGATGGTGAAGAAGATTACGATACGACCTGGTATCCCAACGGCTACGCCAGCAACCAATCGACAATAGGTCATGACGGCACAGGCAGCTGTGATGTAGGTTTGAGATTTGACAATTCAGGCATTGCCGAGGATGCCAGCATCTTAAATGCTAAGATAAGAGTAAAATGCGCTGTCAACTCAACCAAAAGACCGACACTGAAAATTAGAGGAATCCTCCAGGCAGCTCCTGCCACCTGGGATCAGGCAACCAGACCATCCACCCGACCCAAAACCATAGCAGCCGTAGACTGGGACATAGGAACAGATTGGGCAATTAACACCTGGTATGAAAGCCCCGACATTACTAGCATTATTCAGGAAATCGTCAACCAGACAGGCTTTAATGGAGATATCGCCCTAGTGATTGAAGATGATGCCAGCCCAAGCAACCAATACGAAAACATTTGGGACTACAATCAAGGGGCAACCGAATCACCAGAGTTAGTGGTAACTCTCGGCTCAACGACCAAAATCCAAAAATCCCTCACCTACTACCTCGAACCGCAGATACAAGGGGTCAATCTTCCCAAGCAACTGAAGTATGCGGTTGACGCCACCCCTTCCCCGATCCAAAAGAGCCTGACCTACCGCATCGACCTGCCAGGAGTGAGTCTCATCCAGAAGGCACTTAAATACGGCGTCCTGACTACTCCCACTCCGATCACAAAACAGCTGAAATACTGCATCGATAAAGCGCCAATCAAAATAACCAAGAGCCTGCGCTATGAGATCGTGCCACCGCCTGCGATTGAAAAACAACTCAAATACACAATTCTTACCCAGCATTTAATCGAAAAAGAGTTGCGCTACTTCATTCAGGAAGCAATTCCACCCACCGAAAAAAGCAAAAACCAAGTCTTAAAAACTTACAATGTCATTGAGCAAAACTCAGATGACGGCAGAGAAGACAGTGACGGCAACTGGAATAAGGACGGCAATGCCAGTCACATCATAACGATGGGCAACTATGGAGGTAAAACCCATACAGGAGCGTTCCGCTTCCGCCATGTCAATATTCCTAGAAACGCCACTATCTTCTTTGCTAGACTGAGACTGCGCTGTGCTTATACTGATTCCACCGCATTTACCACCAAGCTAAGAATCAAAGGTATCAAAGAAGCCGACGTACAGCCATTCAGCGCCACGAACAAACCAAGTACGAAACCAAAAACAGTCGACACAGTAGCTTGGGAAATTTATAAACAGTGGAATGTCAACGAATGGGTGCAAACTCCCAACCTGCTCCTGATAGTGCAAGAACTGGTGAGACAAAGCGACTGGAAGGCAGGCAATGCGATGGCATTCATAATCGAGGATGACGGCAGTGCTGCGGAAAACTGCAAGAGCGTCTGGGATAGTTCAAGCGGTGCTGAAGACAAAGCCGAACTGGAGATTTACTGGTTTGACAAAGAGGTTAATGTTTCCTTCTTGCAATTAAATGACCGAGACGGCGAAGAAGACTACCGAGACAAAACTCCACCCACTAACGCCTGGTATCCTGACGGCTGGGGCAATAACCGAATCACCTGTGGAGATGATGGCACTTACTCGCCAGACGCCTCACCCAATGACGCAGGCTTTATCTTCAGTCCGATTTTAATTCCCAAAAAAGCACAAATCGTCTCCGCTCGCCTGCTGGTGACCAGCGACAACCAGAATAACGCTATGACCAACTGGATTATAAGGGGCTTCGCAGAAGACAATGCTGCGCCCTTTGCCAGTGATGGATCAAACAGACCATCAACCAGAATGAAAACCCAAGCCTGGGTGCAATGGACACTGGGTGTAGCAGAAGGAGGAATACTGACAGGTATTCACTGGACTGCTCAGAGCGTCTACGAGTCGCCAGAGCTGAAAGAAATCGTCCAGGAGATAGTGGATCGAGCAGGCTGGATTGGAGACGCAAGCCAGAAGCTGGGACTAGTAATCGAAAGCGAACACAGCGCTATCGGCAATGCGAAGTATATCGTCGACTACAGCAAGGGCGGAGCGGGACAATGGGCAGCACAACTTATTATCGCCTGGCAACAAAAGAGAAGAACGACAACAATCACGAAGGATTTAGCAGCCTATGATAAAGCCAACTATCCCGAATTTATCATTGTCCATCACAGCGCCACACCCAGAGATTCAACTAAGTTCATAACCATCAAAAACGCACATATAAGCTATGGCTGGGGCGACATCGGCTACCATAAATGGGTTAGCGGTTTACTCGATGGAGATGGTATACTAATACAAGGAAGACCAGAGAACTGGATCGGAGCGCACACCAACAGCAACAAGCAAAACTACCGATCTATTGGGGTATGTGTATGCGGAGACTTCCACTCGACAGCAGGAAATGAAATCCCGACAGCAGCCCAGTTAGCCACACTACAGCAACTCCTCGACACGATCAGAAAGCAGCGAAATACTCCCAAAGAACGAGTATTGGGTCACACCGAAGTGCCTGGGGCAGCCACCAACTGCCCTGGCGATAACCTGTTGCCTTATATCCAGAATTATAGGCTTACAGGAAGTTTAACCTGAGAGGAGGTGAAAATATGCAATTTCAAGAATTCGAACAAGACCTGGACGCCAGAATAGCAGCCAGCAAAGTGACTGGCTTCTGGAAGCCAGAAGACAAACAGCGCTGGATCAACAAATCGGTGGTAAGAGCCTGCAACTTTGCTCCCTGGAAGTTCCTAAGCAAGCACGCCACCCAGCTTATAGAACTGGACGCTGGCGAAATAAAAGAAAACTACTTCCTCCCCTTTGACTATAAGCCAGGTGGAATGATTCTGATTAAAGTCTACGACCCCGTGAGCGGGAAAAGCCTGAAGCATTACAAAACCGACATCGACAGCTATCACGCCAAAGCCTACAAATACACCAGAGTCTACACTATCGTGGGAGATGAGTACTTCCTAAACCTGCGAGAGCTAGCGTCTAACTCGTCACTAGCAGCCTCCGATTATGAGGGTAAGATTATCGATCTTTTTTACAGGAGACGCCCAGTGAAGATGGTCGAGCCGACTGACGAGCCAATCACGCCAGAGGAAATGGACGAGCCAATCTTAAAGTTTGCACTAGCGATTTGCCTTTCAAAGACACCAGGTAGAACAACCGACTCGGTCAAGGAAATTCAAGAAGCCAACAGCCTACTCCAGCAGCTCAAAGACAGAGAGGAGGAAGAACCGCAGAGCGTGTTTAAAGGACAGGCA contains:
- a CDS encoding N-acetylmuramoyl-L-alanine amidase yields the protein MAKLRTDNKLEKNILTKLQILIGSDDGEEDYDTTWYPNGFASNQISIGHDGTGSCDGGFRFLRPVIPNNAKIVKAVIRVKSAVNSTKRPVFVIKGLKEPSSNTFAAGGADRPSTRVKTTATVAWTPGADWAINTWYDSPDIKAIIDELITQPEYTGKALGLVIEDNSSPSNQYENIYDFNSGAANAARLILTIAPNIN
- a CDS encoding N-acetylmuramoyl-L-alanine amidase; this translates as MILEILINTDDGEEDYDTTWYPNGYASNQSTIGHDGTGSCDVGLRFDNSGIAEDASILNAKIRVKCAVNSTKRPTLKIRGILQAAPATWDQATRPSTRPKTIAAVDWDIGTDWAINTWYESPDITSIIQEIVNQTGFNGDIALVIEDDASPSNQYENIWDYNQGATESPELVVTLGSTTKIQKSLTYYLEPQIQGVNLPKQLKYAVDATPSPIQKSLTYRIDLPGVSLIQKALKYGVLTTPTPITKQLKYCIDKAPIKITKSLRYEIVPPPAIEKQLKYTILTQHLIEKELRYFIQEAIPPTEKSKNQVLKTYNVIEQNSDDGREDSDGNWNKDGNASHIITMGNYGGKTHTGAFRFRHVNIPRNATIFFARLRLRCAYTDSTAFTTKLRIKGIKEADVQPFSATNKPSTKPKTVDTVAWEIYKQWNVNEWVQTPNLLLIVQELVRQSDWKAGNAMAFIIEDDGSAAENCKSVWDSSSGAEDKAELEIYWFDKEVNVSFLQLNDRDGEEDYRDKTPPTNAWYPDGWGNNRITCGDDGTYSPDASPNDAGFIFSPILIPKKAQIVSARLLVTSDNQNNAMTNWIIRGFAEDNAAPFASDGSNRPSTRMKTQAWVQWTLGVAEGGILTGIHWTAQSVYESPELKEIVQEIVDRAGWIGDASQKLGLVIESEHSAIGNAKYIVDYSKGGAGQWAAQLIIAWQQKRRTTTITKDLAAYDKANYPEFIIVHHSATPRDSTKFITIKNAHISYGWGDIGYHKWVSGLLDGDGILIQGRPENWIGAHTNSNKQNYRSIGVCVCGDFHSTAGNEIPTAAQLATLQQLLDTIRKQRNTPKERVLGHTEVPGAATNCPGDNLLPYIQNYRLTGSLT